One region of Nycticebus coucang isolate mNycCou1 chromosome 10, mNycCou1.pri, whole genome shotgun sequence genomic DNA includes:
- the SPINK2 gene encoding serine protease inhibitor Kazal-type 2: protein MAIAALRLVLLLLTEVFVASLDSEWEDASGYRTPNCAQYKLPGCPRDFNPVCGSDMSTYPNECTLCMKIREDGHDIKIIRNEPC from the exons ATGGCGATCGCGGCGCTGCGCTTGGTGCTGTTGCTCCTGACCGAGGTCTTCGTAG CCTCTTTGGACTCTGAGTGGGAAGATGCTTCAGGATACAGAACA CCAAACTGTGCTCAGTATAAATTACCAGGATGTCCTCGGGACTTTAACCCTGTGTGTGGCAGTGACATGTCCACTTATCCCAACGAATGTACTCTGTGCATGAAAATCAG GGAAGATGGCCATGATATTAAAATCATCCGGAATGAACCCTGCTGA